A region from the Sandaracinus amylolyticus genome encodes:
- the purB gene encoding adenylosuccinate lyase, with amino-acid sequence MIPRYTPADFEQLWSPRRKYLAWLDVELAACEAMERAGIVPAGTAAQVRPVADRIDPDRIDAIELETRHDVIAFLTHVEELAGPPARWLHRGMTSSDVLDSSFALLLVEATDKLIARTDALLDAFRARVQEQRKTPMIGRSHGIHAEPTTFGVALAGHYAELARGRARLVAARSEIAFGKIAGAVGTYAHLTPAIEADALGKLGLTPETVATQIVPRDRHAVLASAMAVVAASVERFATNVRHWQRTEVLEAEEPFAKGQKGSSAMPHKRNPILSENLCGLARVVRAAVVPALENVALWHERDISHSSVERMMMPDATATLAFMLDRTKRLIEGLVVYPENLKRNLEKTNGLWASEGVLLELVHKGLARQAAYVLVQRNAMRAFAGEAPFVTLLEADADIRAHLSAEEIRAQFDLGHALAHCDVIIDRALAS; translated from the coding sequence ATGATTCCCCGCTACACGCCCGCCGACTTCGAACAGCTCTGGAGCCCCCGCCGCAAGTACCTCGCCTGGCTCGACGTCGAGCTCGCGGCCTGCGAGGCGATGGAGCGCGCGGGGATCGTGCCCGCGGGGACGGCGGCGCAGGTGCGGCCGGTCGCGGATCGCATCGACCCCGATCGCATCGACGCGATCGAGCTCGAGACGCGGCACGACGTGATCGCGTTCCTCACCCACGTCGAGGAGCTCGCGGGCCCGCCCGCGCGCTGGCTGCACCGCGGGATGACGAGCTCGGACGTGCTCGACAGCTCGTTCGCGCTCCTGCTCGTCGAGGCGACCGACAAGCTGATCGCGCGCACCGACGCGCTGCTCGACGCGTTCCGCGCGCGCGTGCAGGAGCAGCGCAAGACGCCGATGATCGGGCGCTCGCACGGCATCCACGCGGAGCCGACGACGTTCGGCGTGGCGCTCGCGGGGCACTACGCGGAGCTCGCGCGCGGTCGTGCGCGGCTCGTCGCGGCGCGCAGCGAGATCGCGTTCGGGAAGATCGCGGGCGCGGTCGGCACGTACGCGCACCTCACGCCGGCGATCGAAGCGGACGCGCTGGGCAAGCTCGGGCTCACGCCGGAGACCGTCGCGACGCAGATCGTCCCGCGGGATCGCCACGCGGTGCTCGCGAGCGCGATGGCGGTGGTCGCCGCGAGCGTCGAGCGCTTCGCGACGAACGTGCGCCACTGGCAGCGCACCGAGGTGCTCGAGGCGGAGGAGCCGTTCGCGAAGGGCCAGAAGGGCTCGAGCGCGATGCCGCACAAGCGCAACCCGATCCTCAGCGAGAACCTCTGTGGCCTCGCGCGCGTGGTGCGCGCGGCGGTGGTCCCGGCGCTCGAGAACGTGGCGCTCTGGCACGAGCGCGACATCAGCCACTCGTCGGTCGAGCGCATGATGATGCCCGACGCGACGGCGACGCTCGCGTTCATGCTCGATCGCACCAAGCGCCTGATCGAAGGGCTCGTGGTCTATCCCGAGAACCTGAAGCGCAACCTCGAGAAGACGAACGGCCTCTGGGCGAGCGAGGGCGTGCTGCTCGAGCTGGTGCACAAGGGGCTCGCGCGCCAGGCGGCGTACGTGCTCGTGCAGCGCAACGCGATGCGCGCGTTCGCGGGCGAGGCGCCGTTCGTGACGCTGCTCGAGGCGGACGCGGACATCCGCGCGCACCTGAGCGCGGAGGAGATCCGCGCGCAGTTCGATCTGGGGCACGCGCTCGCGCACTGCGATGTGATCATCGATCGGGCGCTCGCGAGCTAG
- the istB gene encoding IS21-like element helper ATPase IstB: MSSDLDPLLKRLSLANTRRVWRDLVRRAETEEWSYEQLLQTIFSEEIAHRRGTRLMRAVRAAELPFLRTVEEFDFSYQSTLRLTTIGSLLSPDFVTEGNSVILFGKTGRGKTHLAISLAYRAMQNGFDALFANCAELIDDLSCASREGRLREALARYVKPHVLVVDEVGYLAYGDDAANVLFHVVNERHIKKRAMVFTTNKHPKRWGPVLHDDDLAEAIVDRILDRGRLLKLDGPSIRTKHLAEDNALDDDQDETEALRVSGKPGSQFPEPAPARSAFPSSRIALPFPRAARTRAERDATRERPGRGEARTGREPSHPNPARRQNRGTGRGVEGPTPSCDGGRRGRPETDRSIAAEREARAAMRPPRPDARALS, translated from the coding sequence ATGAGCAGCGACCTCGACCCGCTGCTCAAGCGTCTGTCGCTCGCGAACACGCGTCGCGTCTGGCGTGACCTCGTGCGCCGCGCCGAGACCGAAGAGTGGTCGTACGAGCAGCTGCTTCAGACGATCTTCAGCGAGGAGATCGCGCATCGTCGCGGCACGCGCTTGATGCGCGCGGTGCGCGCCGCGGAGCTGCCCTTCTTGCGCACCGTCGAGGAGTTCGACTTCTCGTATCAGTCGACGCTGCGCCTGACGACCATCGGCTCGCTGCTCTCGCCCGACTTCGTGACCGAGGGCAACTCGGTCATCCTCTTCGGCAAGACCGGACGCGGAAAGACGCACCTCGCGATCTCGCTCGCATACCGCGCGATGCAGAACGGCTTCGACGCGCTCTTCGCGAACTGCGCGGAGCTCATCGACGACCTCTCGTGCGCGAGCCGAGAGGGACGGCTGCGCGAGGCGCTCGCGCGCTACGTGAAGCCGCACGTGCTCGTCGTCGACGAGGTCGGCTATCTCGCGTACGGCGATGACGCCGCGAACGTGCTCTTCCACGTCGTCAACGAGCGACACATCAAGAAGCGCGCGATGGTCTTCACGACCAACAAGCACCCGAAGCGCTGGGGACCCGTGTTGCACGACGACGACCTCGCCGAGGCCATCGTCGATCGAATCCTCGACAGAGGCCGCCTGCTCAAGCTCGACGGCCCGTCGATCCGCACCAAGCACTTGGCGGAAGACAACGCCTTGGACGACGATCAGGACGAGACCGAGGCGCTCAGAGTTTCTGGAAAACCCGGCTCACAATTTCCGGAACCTGCACCCGCGCGCAGCGCGTTCCCATCTTCGCGCATCGCGCTCCCATTCCCGCGCGCAGCGCGCACACGCGCGGAGCGCGATGCTACCCGCGAGCGTCCGGGCCGCGGCGAAGCGCGGACCGGTCGCGAGCCATCTCACCCCAACCCAGCGAGGCGGCAGAACCGCGGTACCGGGCGGGGGGTGGAGGGTCCGACGCCCTCGTGCGACGGGGGCCGCCGGGGCCGACCAGAGACTGATCGAAGCATCGCGGCAGAGCGCGAAGCGCGCGCCGCGATGCGACCACCGCGTCCCGACGCTCGCGCCCTCTCATGA